A single window of Populus nigra chromosome 17, ddPopNigr1.1, whole genome shotgun sequence DNA harbors:
- the LOC133676750 gene encoding uncharacterized protein LOC133676750, which produces MWRQNSPLSLQAVSFIFLQIPHPSSLLNLFSFPLLFLILQILMAETSALCFSPFSSLPSNIYRPREPNSYLSFASPFKSSASRSRSIRFTCKASDSGNFLGDESLGFFPWSDGDNDIEWVREERITLFTTDGLVQIGGSVVPRLVASSNRKRGKSKTSQRFQRFQESDYMDPNQGLCLGALFDIAATNGLDTGRRLCIFGFCRSIEMLSDVVEDTVLEHGGEVVTAEKAIKGGLHEKLTMTVAVPYLWGVPPASETLRLAVRSGGGIVEKVYWQWDFL; this is translated from the exons ATGTGGCGTCAAAACTCTCCCCTTTCCCTTCAGGCCGTTTCCTTCATTTTCCTCCAGATTCCCCATCCTTCCTCTCTCttgaatcttttttcatttcctcTTCTGTTTCTGATTCTTCAAATTCTAATGGCAGAAACCTCTGCTCTTTGTTTCTCTCCCTTCTCTTCCCTCCCTTCTAACATTTATCGTCCCAGAGAACCCAATTCATATctctcctttgcctctcctTTTAAATCCTCAGCTTCGCGCTCTCGCTCCATTCGATTCACTTGTAAAGCTTCAGACTCTGGCAACTTCCTCGGCGATGAATCTCTTGGTTTCTTTCCTTGGTCCGATGGCGACAACG ATATTGAATGGGTTCGGGAAGAAAGAATCACGCTTTTCACAACTGATGGGCTCGTTCAGATTGGAGGCTCTGTAGTTCCTCGACTTGTCGCTTCTTCCAAC AGGAAGCGAGGGAAATCAAAAACTTCTCAGAGATTTCAACGTTTTCAAGAGAGTGATTACATGGACCCAAATCAAGGCTTATGCTTGGGTGCACTCTTTGATATTGCAGCAACTAAT GGACTTGATACGGGGAGAAGGCTTTGTATCTTTGGGTTCTGCCGATCGATTGAGATGTTGAGTGATGTTGTAGAGGACACTGTTTTGGAGCATGGTGGGGAG GTTGTGACTGCAGAGAAGGCCATCAAAGGTGGATTGCACGAAAAGCTAACAATGACGGTGGCAGTGCCATATCTTTGGGGGGTTCCACCTGCTTCCGAAACACTCCGTCTTGCTGTGCGGAGTGGTGGAGGGATTGTGGAGAAGGTTTATTGGCAATGGGATTTTTTGTAA
- the LOC133677084 gene encoding transcription factor RAX2, producing the protein MGRAPCCDKANVKRGPWSPEEDAKLKEYMAKHGTGGNWIALPQKAGLKRCGKSCRLRWLNYLRPNIKHGEFSDDEDRIICSLYANIGSRWSIIAAQLPGRTDNDIKNYWNTKLKKKLMGSINPDALRKPQQAAHFSSLLHATSLPSSPSTPLSSSPSFTCSNNSYNYYTLARSFTEPISFSSSPLSNNSFTTASMLQPQETFVGSMQNYQVKDNLIMFGGEASCSSSDGSCSNQMSHVKEEYEHGDGANNNTGQVGLQNYLHNGVEDDQKLMVSSGFAGHGVLNGWTSGKQIGLWEENPLDYGLEEIKQLISTSSCNNFLFDENKTAEKAMYY; encoded by the exons ATGGGAAGGGCCCCTTGCTGTGACAAGGCCAATGTGAAGAGAGGGCCTTGGTCGCCTGAAGAAGACGCAAAGCTGAAGGAGTACATGGCGAAACACGGGACAGGAGGGAATTGGATTGCTCTTCCACAAAAGGCTG GTCTTAAAAGATGTGGGAAAAGCTGCAGATTAAGATGGCTAAACTATCTCAGACCCAACATTAAACATGGGGAGTTCTCTGATGATGAAGATAGGATAATCTGCAGCCTATATGCCAACATTGGAAGCAG GTGGTCAATAATAGCAGCTCAGTTGCCAGGCAGGACGGATAACGATATAAAAAACTACTGGAACACCAAGCTCAAGAAGAAACTAATGGGTTCGATTAATCCTGATGCTCTGAGAAAACCTCAGCAAGCTGCTCATTTCTCATCTCTCCTTCACGCTACATCATTGCCGTCTTCACCATCCACTCCCCTGTCATCATCACCTTCATTCACATGCAGCAACAACAGTTATAATTATTACACCCTAGCTAGGTCTTTCACTGAACCAATTTCGTTTTCATCAAGTCCTTTGAGCAATAACTCTTTCACTACTGCTTCTATGCTACAACCCCAAGAAACCTTTGTGGGATCTATGCAAAATTATCAAGTGAAAGATAATCTCATAATGTTTGGAGGTGAAGCTAGCTGCAGTTCTTCTGACGGAAGTTGCAGCAATCAGATGAGCCATGTCAAAGAGGAGTATGAACATGGTGATGGTGCAAATAACAACACTGGACAGGTGGGCTTGCAAAATTATCTACACAATGGGGTTGAAGACGACCAAAAGTTGATGGTTTCAAGTGGGTTTGCTGGTCATGGTGTACTTAATGGGTGGACGTCTGGGAAGCAAATCGGGTTATGGGAAGAGAATCCATTAGACTATGGTCTAGAGGAGATAAAACAACTTATTAGCACTAGCAGTTGTAATAactttttgtttgatgaaaacaaGACAGCGGAAAAGGCCATGTACTACTGA
- the LOC133676821 gene encoding uncharacterized protein LOC133676821 — MAFILNASFSSLLLKNSSPLLSSSSFPNTSASSPRVPTHDPLQYTLSGSTRKIRYFYSCFEKKREFIEAVDESEEVELMDKPKMTLLYSFIPLPLLFTAALPGAATVRSLFGPFVEIVKSLNLPDWLVHWGHPGNMAVVLFAMGGYGTYLGFRIRFSDDVEEKAKAKDLHPKLLGGMFFFFALGATGGITSLLTSDKTIFESPHAVTGVIGLALLTMQTILPALFEGNPGLRNIHGILGSGIMTLFLFHAVLGLQLGLSY, encoded by the exons ATGGCTTTCATACTTAATGCTtccttctcctctcttcttctcaagaattcttctcctcttctctcttcctcttcATTTCCCAATACCTCTGCATCTTCCCCTAGGGTCCCAACTCATGACCCTTTACAATATACGTTGTCTGGTtctacaagaaaaataagataCTTTTATTCGTGTTTTGAAAAGAAGAGGGAGTTCATTGAAGCTGTTGATGAGAGTGAAGAAGTAGAACTCATGGACAAGCCAAAAATGACCCTTTTGTACTCTTTCATTCCTCTGCCTCTGCTATTTACAGCTGCTCTCCCTGGAG CTGCGACTGTAAGGTCTCTTTTTGGGCCTTTTGTTGAGATTGTCAAGTCATTGAATCTTCCTGACTGGCTCGTGCATTGGGGTCATCCTGGAAACATG GCTGTTGTGCTCTTTGCCATGGGTGGTTATGGAACATATCTTGGATTTCGAATCCGGTTTTCTGATGATGTG GAGGAGAAGGCCAAGGCCAAAGACTTGCATCCAAAGCTTCTTGGTgggatgtttttctttttcgctCTTGGAGCAACTGGTGGAATAACATCTTTACTGACTTCAGACAAAACTATTTTTGAGAG TCCTCATGCTGTTACAGGTGTTATTGGCCTTGCTCTCTTGACCATGCAAACCATTTTACCAGCACTATTTGAG GGGAATCCTGGATTGCGAAATATTCATGGAATCTTGGGCAGTGGGATAATGACCCTCTTTCTCTTCCACGCTGTCCTTGGACTTCAACTTGGCCTCAGTTACTAA